The Halorhabdus sp. BNX81 genome includes a region encoding these proteins:
- a CDS encoding rod shape-determining protein: MSADDADTDDESSPDAEAEDEQATGEPMPVGVKLGSTRTVISYPEDGEMKTVRTLTCLATYEDALTGEERVLYGEEAAEEYPDRVQFMLRSGLPEDEDGAELTERFFQSLVEENDIPAESGVVYAIPTIDNEAGLANLRSVVENSAVGKSFIESYPESLCGAIPAFGDDLEAINEIFIAINMGSTNLEASAYRRGEQLAPFTTGAVTGNEVDRQITNYVEAETQGRVNIDTQTAREYKEEHADFESFEPFTDVIQQPGGGSHEFTIERSVMDAVDEYLDDVVDEFANTFLPELANDHMKVYQLALDRPIVLTGGMACIPGIVDEFTERVSDALNREVEVIAAENPDLAATVGAQRIAARLADSS; this comes from the coding sequence ATGAGTGCTGACGACGCTGACACGGACGACGAGTCGTCACCGGACGCCGAGGCCGAGGACGAACAGGCAACGGGCGAACCGATGCCCGTCGGAGTCAAGCTTGGGAGTACACGGACTGTCATCTCTTACCCCGAGGACGGCGAAATGAAAACAGTCCGGACATTGACCTGTCTGGCAACGTATGAAGATGCACTTACCGGCGAGGAACGCGTTCTCTACGGTGAGGAGGCTGCCGAAGAGTACCCCGACCGCGTCCAGTTCATGCTCCGGTCGGGCTTGCCCGAAGACGAGGACGGCGCGGAGTTGACCGAGCGGTTCTTCCAGTCGCTGGTCGAGGAAAACGACATCCCCGCCGAAAGCGGGGTCGTCTACGCGATCCCGACGATCGACAACGAAGCGGGGCTTGCCAATCTCCGCTCGGTCGTCGAGAACAGCGCCGTCGGCAAGTCGTTCATCGAGAGCTACCCTGAGTCGTTGTGTGGCGCAATCCCCGCCTTCGGCGACGATCTGGAGGCGATCAACGAGATCTTCATCGCGATCAATATGGGCTCGACCAACCTCGAAGCCTCCGCCTACCGCCGGGGTGAGCAACTCGCGCCGTTCACGACCGGCGCGGTGACCGGCAACGAGGTCGACAGGCAGATCACAAACTACGTCGAGGCCGAGACCCAGGGGCGAGTCAACATCGACACTCAGACCGCCCGCGAGTACAAAGAAGAGCATGCTGACTTCGAGAGCTTCGAGCCGTTCACGGACGTGATCCAGCAACCCGGTGGCGGCTCACACGAGTTCACGATCGAGCGCAGCGTCATGGACGCCGTCGACGAATACCTCGACGACGTGGTCGATGAGTTCGCCAATACCTTCCTGCCCGAACTCGCCAACGACCACATGAAAGTCTACCAGCTCGCCCTCGATCGGCCGATCGTTCTGACGGGTGGCATGGCCTGTATCCCGGGGATCGTCGACGAATTCACCGAGCGCGTCAGCGACGCACTCAACCGTGAAGTCGAGGTGATCGCCGCGGAGAATCCGGACCTGGCCGCGACGGTCGGCGCCCAACGTATCGCGGCGAGGCTCGCCGACTCGTCGTAA
- the thyX gene encoding FAD-dependent thymidylate synthase encodes MDVQLLEATDDPEELICSAARNDYLSEFVGDQTFEETMESVGGDTLEDKKETIISHLLEHGHYGPFEHPHATFAIKGVSRSCMAQITRHRHVTFDIQSMRYVSFDEKEPEPGEAVVAIPGLSDPGVTGRNAEFAEEYEDLDDDTVLEKRETAYRDALEQSFESYRELLDLGVPAQDARMVLPIGTKVNIVMTLNARMLMHIGDMRAAADAQWEIREMTEDILELAAEWAPLTFDYYNEHMKDRKNRLAP; translated from the coding sequence ATGGACGTTCAGTTGCTCGAAGCCACCGACGATCCCGAGGAACTCATCTGTTCGGCCGCACGTAACGATTACCTTTCGGAGTTCGTCGGCGACCAGACCTTCGAAGAGACGATGGAATCCGTCGGCGGCGATACGCTCGAGGACAAAAAGGAGACGATCATCTCTCACCTGCTCGAACACGGCCACTACGGCCCGTTCGAGCATCCCCACGCCACCTTCGCGATCAAGGGCGTCAGCCGATCGTGTATGGCCCAGATCACGCGCCACCGCCACGTCACCTTCGACATCCAGTCGATGCGGTACGTCTCCTTCGACGAGAAAGAGCCCGAACCCGGCGAGGCGGTCGTCGCGATTCCCGGCCTCTCCGACCCGGGGGTTACTGGCCGTAACGCCGAGTTTGCCGAGGAATACGAGGACCTGGACGACGATACTGTTCTGGAAAAACGAGAAACCGCTTACCGGGATGCACTCGAACAATCCTTCGAGTCCTATCGTGAATTGCTGGATCTCGGCGTGCCGGCCCAGGACGCCCGGATGGTGCTGCCGATCGGCACGAAAGTCAACATCGTGATGACGCTGAACGCCCGGATGTTGATGCATATCGGCGACATGCGCGCGGCCGCCGACGCCCAGTGGGAGATCCGCGAGATGACCGAGGACATCCTTGAGCTCGCCGCGGAGTGGGCACCGCTCACCTTCGACTACTACAACGAACACATGAAAGACCGGAAGAACCGGCTTGCACCCTGA
- a CDS encoding MMPL family transporter, protein MDPATDWTSTNPSEMAVTSVVDHERVVDGIGRVIVDRPGRVVLAFLVVTAGFAFGIPGVGIDSGTQRFFESVPEHHTQAFVDNQFGSTFEAGEDSTQVVLTSENVFSKPSLLRLLELQAELEADPSLRVRAVTGIASGTASVLDPFATTTAAQRRTIETATPAEVRDAARTLLDRRPGITQLLSEDLNPNQPRASATMVLVSHAVPEGDDSTLEAVQQRVQVTAETGDGDVRVFGSAIQQAGFDRAIFESLSLIVPVVIVLILAFLTVAYRDPIDLVLALISLLMAIVWTFGFMGLVGIPFNLMMIAVPVLLLGVGIDFGIHAVNRYREERVDGRSVDESMATATRGLLVAFFIVAVTNVIGFSANVTSALAPVREFGLVVAIGMVFTLAVFGVFLPALKVRTDHWRAAHGIGQFSMTPLGGEGSRLGTALRSSAVMAKRHPVVLVAIILLVTAGAAHSATNVQSKFETDDFLPYAEHPPQIDVLPDEIAPSEFEITATSNYITDTFETTNTEQVTLYLEGPLQRNHALEAIYRTGTDPPDSFVREDGRAVSEGIIDVIRSHAENDEGFAARLQRNDLTENDVPDRNLEPIYDELLASESGEQAREYLTEDRQATKVVYQVKASASQKEVTEDARELAANARHDAVATGDIVVFRALTEALMESAVSSFLVAFGLSAVFLIVIFWLLEDRPSLGVVTMVPITVAIVLLVGTMPVLGIAFNALTATILSISIGLGIDYSVHVVHRFVDEYDECGDVQEALLVTLGGTGGGITASVLTTSGSTLCMTIAVNPILGEFGLLTGISTFLSYITAIAVLPLTLRGWVWLFE, encoded by the coding sequence ATGGATCCAGCGACCGACTGGACGTCGACGAATCCGAGTGAGATGGCCGTGACCTCGGTTGTTGATCACGAGCGGGTCGTCGATGGGATCGGTCGGGTGATCGTCGATCGGCCCGGCCGCGTTGTCCTGGCCTTTCTCGTGGTGACGGCTGGGTTCGCTTTCGGGATCCCTGGCGTGGGCATCGACTCCGGTACCCAGCGGTTCTTCGAGAGCGTCCCCGAACATCACACCCAGGCGTTCGTCGACAATCAGTTCGGATCGACCTTCGAGGCCGGTGAGGACTCGACGCAGGTCGTCCTCACCAGCGAGAATGTGTTCTCGAAGCCGTCGCTGCTTCGGCTGCTCGAACTCCAGGCGGAGCTAGAAGCCGATCCGTCGCTCCGGGTGCGTGCGGTGACCGGTATCGCGTCCGGGACTGCAAGCGTCCTCGATCCCTTTGCGACGACGACGGCGGCCCAGCGCCGGACCATCGAGACAGCGACGCCCGCGGAAGTCCGGGACGCGGCCCGGACGTTGCTCGACCGACGACCGGGGATAACCCAGTTGCTGAGCGAGGACCTCAACCCCAACCAGCCCCGGGCATCGGCGACGATGGTACTCGTCTCTCACGCGGTTCCGGAGGGAGACGATTCGACGCTTGAAGCCGTCCAGCAGCGCGTGCAAGTGACTGCCGAGACCGGCGACGGCGACGTGCGCGTGTTCGGATCGGCGATCCAGCAGGCGGGGTTCGACCGGGCCATCTTCGAGTCGCTGTCGTTGATCGTGCCGGTCGTGATCGTCCTGATCCTCGCTTTCCTAACTGTGGCCTATCGCGATCCGATCGACCTCGTGCTCGCGCTGATCAGTCTGCTCATGGCCATCGTCTGGACGTTCGGATTCATGGGCCTGGTTGGGATCCCGTTCAACCTCATGATGATCGCTGTCCCCGTCCTGTTGCTCGGGGTCGGCATCGACTTCGGGATTCACGCGGTCAATCGGTATCGCGAGGAGCGTGTCGACGGCCGGTCGGTCGACGAAAGCATGGCAACCGCCACGCGAGGGCTGCTCGTGGCGTTCTTCATCGTCGCCGTGACGAACGTCATCGGGTTCTCGGCGAACGTCACCAGCGCGCTGGCACCCGTCCGGGAGTTCGGCCTGGTCGTCGCGATCGGCATGGTATTCACTCTCGCGGTCTTTGGTGTGTTCCTCCCGGCGCTGAAAGTCCGCACGGATCACTGGCGCGCGGCCCACGGCATCGGGCAGTTCTCGATGACGCCGCTTGGCGGCGAGGGATCGCGTTTGGGGACCGCGCTTCGTTCCAGCGCCGTGATGGCCAAGCGCCACCCGGTCGTCCTCGTGGCGATCATCCTGCTGGTGACCGCTGGGGCCGCCCACTCGGCGACCAACGTCCAGTCCAAGTTCGAGACTGACGACTTCCTGCCGTATGCCGAGCATCCACCGCAGATCGACGTGCTTCCCGACGAAATCGCTCCCTCGGAGTTCGAGATCACGGCCACCTCGAATTACATCACCGATACCTTCGAGACGACCAACACCGAACAGGTGACGCTTTACCTCGAGGGGCCACTGCAGCGAAATCACGCCCTGGAGGCGATCTATCGAACCGGCACGGATCCGCCCGACTCGTTCGTCCGGGAGGACGGTCGCGCCGTCTCAGAAGGCATCATCGACGTGATCCGATCACACGCCGAGAATGACGAGGGGTTCGCGGCCCGTCTCCAGCGCAACGACCTCACCGAAAACGACGTCCCTGACCGAAACCTGGAGCCGATCTACGACGAGTTGCTGGCGTCCGAATCCGGCGAACAGGCCCGGGAGTACCTCACCGAAGATCGGCAGGCGACCAAGGTCGTCTATCAGGTCAAAGCCAGCGCAAGCCAGAAAGAAGTGACTGAGGACGCCCGGGAACTGGCAGCAAACGCCAGACACGACGCGGTTGCGACCGGCGATATCGTCGTCTTCCGGGCGTTGACGGAAGCGCTCATGGAATCGGCCGTCTCGAGCTTCCTCGTTGCTTTTGGGCTCTCGGCCGTGTTTCTGATCGTCATCTTCTGGCTGCTGGAGGATCGCCCGTCACTGGGCGTCGTCACGATGGTCCCCATCACCGTCGCGATCGTGCTTCTCGTGGGGACGATGCCGGTGCTGGGCATTGCGTTCAATGCCCTGACAGCGACGATTCTCTCGATATCGATCGGGCTCGGCATCGACTATTCGGTCCACGTCGTCCACCGGTTCGTCGACGAGTACGACGAGTGTGGTGACGTCCAGGAGGCCCTGCTCGTGACCCTCGGCGGGACCGGTGGCGGGATCACCGCAAGCGTCCTCACCACGTCCGGCAGCACGCTCTGTATGACGATCGCAGTGAACCCGATCCTGGGCGAGTTCGGCCTGTTGACCGGGATCAGCACCTTCCTCTCGTACATCACGGCGATCGCGGTCCTGCCGCTGACGCTTCGTGGTTGGGTGTGGTTGTTCGAGTAG
- a CDS encoding DUF5788 family protein, which produces MNENGDEEPLSDRRRRELLERVERKTATVGQQLPQSVEIQGTEMNLKEFVWETKRQGTVPPEMRDRVRKVRAKLTAERKDRKERLESGELTEAAAEELAQSIVGIDRAISALKNLHEPDLEDSARQAKVESSRRWVSFLDTILD; this is translated from the coding sequence ATGAACGAGAATGGGGACGAGGAGCCACTCAGCGATCGGCGGCGTCGGGAGTTGCTAGAGCGGGTCGAACGCAAGACCGCAACGGTCGGCCAGCAATTGCCCCAGTCCGTCGAGATTCAGGGGACCGAGATGAACCTAAAGGAATTCGTCTGGGAGACCAAACGCCAGGGGACCGTCCCGCCGGAGATGCGCGACCGCGTCCGGAAGGTGCGGGCGAAACTCACGGCCGAGCGCAAGGATCGGAAGGAACGACTCGAATCAGGCGAGTTGACCGAAGCGGCAGCCGAAGAACTCGCCCAGTCCATCGTCGGCATCGACCGGGCGATCTCGGCGCTGAAGAACCTCCACGAACCTGACCTCGAAGACAGTGCCCGACAGGCGAAAGTCGAGAGTTCCCGGCGGTGGGTCTCGTTTCTGGACACGATTCTGGACTGA